A stretch of the bacterium genome encodes the following:
- a CDS encoding sigma-54 dependent transcriptional regulator, with translation METILIVDDEKDLRFNLSNILKDEGYNAIAVGDGRKALNAVKKNSPNLVLLDMKLPGMDGMKILEKMRLIDKDLIIIMLTAYGNLNGAVKAMKLGAFDYLAKPFDNEELILVIKRALRTQYLTKEVETLKKRFGEKVTAEELMGESPQIKQVLKQIKIIAPTNMTVILQGESGTGKELIAQMIHQESPRKNGHFVAIDCGAIPDTLAESELFGHEKGAFTGADAQKEGRFEEANGGTLFLDEITNLSSTTQRKLLRVIQERRLQHIGGKRSIKVDVRIIVATNINLSGAVRRGKFREDLFHRLNEFHISLPPLRERKDDIPYLAMRFLKEGNQELDKKIERFSSDVMKLLLDYPWPGNVRELKNVVRKAVLLCDSNHIKPEHFPLDNIASTKKPEFQQDLDNGVSLKEITKKATRQIEKEAIEQALAKAGGNKTKTAKILKIDRMTLYSKMKEHGLHR, from the coding sequence GTGGAAACAATCCTAATAGTAGATGATGAGAAGGATTTACGTTTTAACCTTTCCAATATTTTGAAGGACGAAGGTTACAACGCAATCGCTGTGGGAGACGGAAGAAAAGCGCTTAATGCAGTTAAGAAAAATTCTCCCAATTTGGTCCTGCTGGATATGAAGCTTCCTGGAATGGATGGGATGAAGATCTTAGAGAAGATGAGACTGATTGATAAGGATCTGATTATTATAATGCTTACTGCTTATGGAAATCTAAATGGAGCGGTAAAAGCAATGAAATTAGGGGCATTTGACTATCTTGCCAAGCCTTTTGATAATGAAGAATTAATTCTTGTAATAAAAAGGGCTCTTCGGACCCAATATTTAACCAAGGAAGTAGAAACTCTAAAAAAACGGTTTGGTGAAAAAGTTACAGCAGAAGAGCTAATGGGAGAAAGCCCTCAAATAAAGCAAGTCTTAAAGCAGATTAAGATAATCGCTCCGACCAATATGACTGTGATACTTCAAGGCGAAAGCGGGACAGGTAAAGAATTGATTGCCCAGATGATTCATCAAGAAAGCCCACGAAAAAATGGACATTTTGTTGCTATAGATTGCGGCGCAATTCCCGATACATTGGCTGAGAGTGAACTATTCGGTCATGAAAAAGGGGCCTTTACAGGAGCTGATGCTCAAAAAGAAGGCAGGTTTGAAGAGGCTAATGGAGGAACTCTGTTTCTGGATGAGATTACAAATCTCTCTTCTACCACGCAGAGAAAACTTCTCAGAGTGATACAGGAAAGAAGGCTTCAGCATATAGGCGGCAAGAGAAGTATAAAAGTTGACGTCAGAATAATCGTGGCTACGAACATTAATCTCTCAGGTGCGGTAAGGCGGGGTAAATTTAGAGAGGACCTCTTCCATAGGTTAAATGAATTTCATATTTCACTTCCCCCGCTTCGGGAAAGAAAAGATGACATCCCCTATTTAGCCATGCGTTTTTTAAAGGAGGGGAATCAGGAATTAGATAAAAAAATAGAAAGATTCTCTTCTGATGTAATGAAATTACTTCTGGATTATCCCTGGCCGGGCAATGTTAGAGAATTAAAGAATGTAGTCAGAAAAGCAGTACTTCTATGTGATTCCAATCATATCAAACCAGAACACTTTCCATTAGATAATATTGCTTCCACTAAAAAGCCCGAATTTCAGCAGGATTTGGATAACGGAGTCTCCCTCAAAGAGATCACTAAAAAAGCGACAAGACAGATAGAAAAGGAAGCCATTGAGCAAGCACTGGCAAAAGCCGGTGGCAATAAAACTAAAACCGCCAAAATCCTCAAAATAGACCGCATGACCCTGTATTCTAAGATGAAAGAGCACGGGCTACACAGATGA
- the gvpA gene encoding gas vesicle structural protein GvpA (There are 14 genes on the gvp gene cluster in halophilic archaea. The product of gvpA is a structural component of gas vesicles, which provide buoyancy to cells and promote flotation. It has been reported that the products of gvpAO and gvpFGJKLM represent the minimal set required for gas vesicle formation in halophilic archaea.) encodes MAVEKAIGSSSLVEVIDRILDKGVVVDAWVRVSLVGIEILAVEARVVVASVETYLKYAEAIGLTATAA; translated from the coding sequence ATGGCAGTAGAAAAAGCAATCGGTTCATCTAGTTTGGTTGAGGTTATTGACAGAATCCTTGACAAGGGTGTTGTGGTTGATGCATGGGTTAGAGTTTCTTTGGTCGGTATTGAAATACTGGCTGTTGAAGCAAGAGTCGTAGTCGCATCAGTCGAGACATACCTGAAGTATGCTGAGGCAATTGGTCTAACCGCAACAGCAGCTTAA
- a CDS encoding CDC48 family AAA ATPase encodes MAKKNSALTLKVKEALPKDAGRAIARIDPEDMKTLGIEVGEVVEIDGKRKTPVKAMPSYAEDRGKKTIQMDGISRENAQIGLDEKVKISKIDYKAASKITLSPLTASSLLQRDKDTRYIGSLMEGLPVTSGDRIRATLFGSRSCDFKVLDTVPDGVVLINQTTSIKMETKGVEKERSAKISYEDIGGLDKPIQRIREMIELPLKYPQVFERLGIDPPKGVFLHGPPGCGKTLIARAVANETDAYFTSISGPEIMGKFYGESEARLRSIFEDAQAHAPAIIFLDEIESIAPKREDMGAEKQVERRVVAQLLALMDGLESRGHVVVIAATNLPNTVDPALRRPGRFDRELSIPIPDKNGRLEILQIHTRGMPLAEDVTLEKLAEITHGFVGADLESLAREAAMSALRKILPKIDFELAEIPYETLLELQVTMDNFLEALKEIEPSAIREVFVEVPDVKWDEIGGLDEIKKTLIEAVEWPLKYSRLFEHVKTEPPTGILLSGSPGTGKTLVAKALATESGVNFISVKGPEIMSKYVGESERAVREIFKKARMAAPCILFLDEIDSLVPKRGSAGGDSQVTERVISQFLTELGGIERLKGVVVIGATNRLDMIDTAISRAGRFDIHLNFPLPDKKTRLRIFEIHAKSKPLDKDVNLEKLADQTEEYSGADIEAICRRASMLAIRGYIENQKSKIKNQKLELKISKSNFEEAISLLKEQKNEIKGGD; translated from the coding sequence ATGGCAAAAAAGAACTCAGCTCTTACTCTAAAAGTAAAAGAAGCTCTTCCAAAGGATGCAGGAAGGGCTATCGCCAGGATTGACCCGGAAGATATGAAAACTCTTGGAATAGAAGTAGGCGAGGTTGTAGAGATTGACGGTAAAAGAAAAACTCCTGTCAAAGCAATGCCATCTTACGCAGAAGATAGAGGGAAAAAGACCATTCAGATGGATGGGATATCCAGAGAGAATGCTCAAATCGGTTTAGATGAAAAAGTAAAAATTAGTAAAATTGACTATAAGGCTGCTAGCAAAATCACACTCTCTCCTCTAACCGCATCAAGCCTGCTTCAAAGAGACAAAGATACCAGATATATCGGCTCGCTTATGGAGGGGCTTCCTGTAACCAGCGGCGATAGGATTAGAGCTACGCTTTTTGGCTCAAGATCCTGCGATTTCAAGGTATTGGATACTGTTCCTGACGGGGTGGTTTTAATAAACCAAACTACTTCAATAAAGATGGAGACAAAGGGGGTAGAAAAAGAGAGGTCAGCCAAAATTTCGTATGAAGATATTGGCGGGCTTGATAAGCCAATCCAAAGAATCAGGGAGATGATAGAGCTTCCTCTAAAATATCCTCAAGTATTTGAAAGATTAGGAATTGATCCGCCGAAAGGTGTTTTTCTTCATGGTCCTCCGGGTTGTGGGAAAACCTTAATCGCTCGGGCCGTGGCTAATGAGACAGATGCTTATTTTACCAGCATAAGCGGACCGGAAATTATGGGGAAGTTTTATGGGGAGAGCGAGGCTCGTCTCCGTTCCATATTTGAAGATGCTCAGGCACATGCACCTGCTATCATATTTTTGGATGAGATTGAATCTATTGCTCCAAAAAGGGAAGATATGGGCGCTGAAAAACAGGTTGAGCGAAGAGTGGTAGCTCAGCTTCTGGCTCTAATGGATGGATTAGAATCAAGGGGACACGTTGTTGTTATAGCTGCAACCAATTTACCTAATACAGTTGATCCGGCTTTGAGACGGCCAGGCCGTTTTGACAGAGAATTATCTATCCCTATTCCGGATAAAAATGGGCGATTAGAAATTTTACAGATACATACAAGAGGAATGCCTCTGGCAGAAGATGTGACTTTAGAGAAGTTAGCTGAGATTACTCATGGATTTGTGGGTGCGGATTTAGAATCATTAGCAAGAGAAGCAGCAATGTCAGCGTTAAGAAAGATTTTGCCTAAGATAGATTTTGAGTTAGCGGAGATACCTTATGAGACTCTTTTAGAATTGCAGGTTACTATGGACAATTTTTTGGAGGCATTGAAGGAAATAGAGCCTTCTGCTATCCGCGAGGTGTTTGTTGAAGTTCCTGATGTAAAGTGGGATGAGATTGGTGGGTTAGATGAAATAAAGAAGACTTTAATTGAAGCAGTAGAATGGCCTCTTAAATACAGCAGATTATTTGAGCACGTCAAAACAGAGCCGCCTACAGGCATTTTGCTCTCCGGTTCTCCGGGCACAGGAAAGACTTTGGTAGCCAAAGCATTAGCTACTGAGAGCGGGGTTAATTTTATTTCTGTTAAAGGCCCTGAGATTATGAGTAAGTATGTGGGTGAGTCAGAACGCGCTGTCCGTGAGATCTTTAAAAAAGCAAGAATGGCTGCTCCGTGTATTTTGTTCCTGGATGAAATAGACAGTCTGGTTCCTAAACGCGGAAGCGCTGGAGGGGATTCACAGGTAACGGAGAGAGTAATCAGCCAATTTCTTACTGAACTTGGAGGGATAGAGAGATTAAAGGGCGTAGTAGTGATTGGTGCGACCAATAGATTAGATATGATAGACACCGCAATATCAAGGGCTGGAAGGTTTGATATCCATTTAAACTTTCCATTACCTGATAAAAAGACAAGACTCAGAATTTTTGAAATTCATGCTAAAAGCAAACCATTAGATAAAGATGTAAATTTAGAAAAATTAGCAGATCAAACAGAAGAATATTCCGGGGCAGATATTGAAGCTATTTGCCGTCGCGCGTCTATGCTTGCTATAAGAGGATATATAGAAAATCAAAAATCAAAAATCAAAAATCAA
- the gvpN gene encoding gas vesicle protein GvpN — translation MIDEMTTVIEPNPLPDFVETKYIKDITGRALSYIKAGFPVHFRGPSGTGKTTLAMHVASKLGRPVVMIHGDEEFTTSDLVGGEHGYRFKKVVDRFISTVLKTEEDMVKCWVDNRLTVACKYGFSLIYDEFTRSRPEANNVLLSILQEKMMDLPIGRGGEEPYLKVDPDFTAIFTSNPEEYAGVHRSQDALRDRMITMDLDHFDYDTEIGITRAKSKLSKKDSMRIVDIVRGLRESGKCEFAPTVRGCIMIAKTLKVLKISSSNTNGHFSQMCQDILASETSRVGSKTNQDRVKEIVKGLIKKYS, via the coding sequence ATGATTGATGAGATGACTACAGTAATTGAACCAAATCCTTTGCCGGATTTTGTGGAAACAAAGTATATAAAGGATATTACTGGCAGAGCCCTTTCCTATATTAAGGCTGGCTTTCCAGTTCATTTTCGAGGACCTTCAGGTACAGGAAAAACTACTCTTGCTATGCATGTGGCCAGTAAACTAGGCAGACCGGTAGTGATGATTCACGGGGATGAGGAGTTTACAACCTCTGATTTAGTTGGTGGAGAACATGGCTACAGATTTAAAAAGGTTGTAGACCGCTTTATCTCAACTGTTTTAAAGACAGAAGAAGATATGGTAAAGTGCTGGGTGGATAACCGTCTAACAGTAGCCTGTAAATACGGGTTTAGTTTAATATATGATGAATTTACGCGTTCCAGGCCAGAAGCGAATAATGTTCTTCTTTCCATTTTGCAGGAGAAAATGATGGATCTGCCAATTGGAAGAGGAGGGGAAGAACCGTATTTAAAAGTTGATCCCGATTTTACCGCTATTTTTACATCCAACCCTGAGGAATACGCAGGAGTTCACAGGAGTCAGGATGCGCTCAGGGACAGAATGATAACCATGGATTTGGACCACTTTGATTATGATACAGAAATAGGTATTACCAGAGCAAAATCCAAACTCTCTAAAAAAGATTCCATGAGAATAGTTGATATTGTAAGAGGATTGAGGGAGTCCGGAAAGTGTGAATTTGCGCCTACTGTTCGTGGCTGTATCATGATTGCCAAAACTCTTAAGGTTCTAAAAATTTCTTCTTCTAATACAAATGGACATTTTAGCCAGATGTGTCAGGACATACTTGCTTCTGAGACGAGCAGAGTCGGCTCAAAGACGAATCAGGACAGGGTAAAGGAGATAGTTAAGGGGTTAATTAAGAAATATAGTTAG
- a CDS encoding ArsA family ATPase produces the protein MALTGLREDALKLVLFGGKGGVGKTTCAVSAGFYLAKDFKALLISTDPAHSLSDSLEQKIGSNIIEVKGTKNLRAFEVSAEKALSRFKIEHEDQIKKILDTSTYLDEEDIDSIFDLPIPGMDEVMGFKTIVDLIEEAKFDKYIVDTAPSGHAMRLLTLPDLLDDWVKVMAKMRWKYRYMVERFGGKYNPDEGDDFLLTMKKTVKKIENLLRDQKRCEFIAVTIPEDMAILETGRMINNLNDYGIKVRQLVINNVVESQDCGFCRERRKGQEKHINQIMKKFDDLKITIVPLQSREVKGIDALNNFKEVLFQ, from the coding sequence ATGGCATTAACTGGATTAAGAGAAGATGCGTTAAAGCTGGTTTTATTTGGGGGAAAAGGTGGCGTAGGAAAGACAACCTGTGCAGTTAGCGCAGGTTTTTATTTAGCTAAAGATTTTAAGGCACTCCTAATTTCAACAGACCCTGCGCATTCGCTTTCTGATAGTTTAGAGCAGAAAATTGGCAGCAACATAATAGAGGTGAAAGGAACAAAAAACTTGCGTGCTTTTGAAGTAAGCGCAGAAAAAGCTCTTTCCAGATTCAAAATAGAACATGAAGACCAGATAAAGAAGATTTTGGATACCTCTACCTATTTAGATGAGGAAGACATTGATTCCATCTTTGATTTGCCTATTCCCGGGATGGATGAGGTAATGGGGTTTAAGACAATTGTTGATTTAATAGAGGAAGCGAAGTTTGACAAGTACATTGTAGATACTGCGCCTAGCGGTCATGCGATGAGACTTTTGACTTTGCCAGACCTGCTGGATGACTGGGTCAAGGTTATGGCAAAGATGAGATGGAAGTATAGATATATGGTGGAAAGATTTGGCGGGAAGTATAATCCTGACGAAGGTGATGATTTCTTATTAACTATGAAAAAGACCGTAAAGAAAATAGAAAATCTTCTTAGGGATCAAAAAAGGTGTGAATTTATAGCAGTTACCATTCCGGAAGATATGGCTATTTTGGAAACCGGGAGAATGATAAATAATTTGAACGACTATGGCATAAAAGTGAGGCAATTAGTAATAAATAATGTTGTAGAATCGCAGGATTGCGGATTTTGTAGAGAAAGAAGAAAAGGGCAGGAGAAACATATAAACCAAATAATGAAAAAGTTTGATGACTTAAAAATAACAATTGTCCCTCTGCAATCAAGAGAGGTCAAAGGCATAGATGCTTTGAATAATTTCAAGGAGGTGTTATTTCAATAA
- a CDS encoding GxxExxY protein: MSTDKKIRMNTDGLYKDLTYKIIGCLYEVHRELGSVHKEIVYHKAVAIELSNKNIPFTEEKCLDVKYKDKRVGVYKPDFIIDDKVILEIKVVPLITKAIYDQVYYYVKGTKYKLVLLANFGTSKLGIKRRIYT, encoded by the coding sequence ATGAGCACAGATAAAAAAATACGGATGAACACAGATGGACTATACAAGGATTTGACCTATAAGATAATAGGATGTTTGTATGAGGTGCATAGAGAATTGGGTAGCGTGCACAAAGAAATTGTTTATCACAAGGCAGTTGCTATAGAACTAAGTAATAAAAATATTCCGTTTACTGAAGAAAAATGCCTAGATGTGAAGTATAAAGATAAACGAGTTGGGGTATATAAGCCAGATTTTATAATAGATGATAAAGTTATTCTGGAGATTAAGGTAGTACCGCTTATAACAAAAGCCATATATGACCAAGTTTATTATTACGTCAAAGGAACTAAATACAAATTAGTCTTACTGGCGAATTTTGGTACCAGTAAACTGGGTATAAAGAGACGTATATACACTTGA
- a CDS encoding Hsp20/alpha crystallin family protein, whose product MAKEKKKEEGLDIDFGMEKLGLGGLFKGIEKLVNLAADLKEAGGEIKKEGEIDLSHLKKGMKGVFGFSVKSAVGGKPTVETFGHKIKKTPEGPTVEEEREPIVDVFDEKEEIRVYAEMPGVNDESISVDLKGDILEIMAVSKDRKYRKEILLPAKVEPKTLERSFKNGILEIKMKK is encoded by the coding sequence ATGGCTAAAGAAAAGAAAAAAGAAGAGGGTTTAGATATTGATTTTGGGATGGAGAAACTCGGTTTAGGGGGACTATTTAAGGGAATTGAGAAATTAGTTAATCTGGCAGCAGATTTAAAAGAAGCCGGAGGGGAGATTAAAAAAGAAGGCGAAATAGACCTGAGCCATCTTAAGAAAGGAATGAAGGGAGTATTTGGCTTTTCTGTAAAAAGCGCAGTGGGAGGAAAACCAACAGTTGAGACGTTCGGCCACAAAATTAAGAAGACCCCTGAAGGTCCCACGGTTGAAGAAGAGAGAGAGCCTATCGTAGATGTATTTGATGAAAAAGAAGAGATCCGAGTCTATGCTGAGATGCCAGGGGTAAATGACGAATCTATATCAGTCGATTTAAAAGGGGATATATTAGAAATAATGGCTGTAAGTAAGGATAGAAAATACCGCAAGGAAATTTTGCTTCCTGCTAAAGTTGAACCTAAAACTTTAGAGAGGAGTTTTAAAAACGGTATCTTAGAGATTAAGATGAAGAAGTGA